The Vicia villosa cultivar HV-30 ecotype Madison, WI linkage group LG1, Vvil1.0, whole genome shotgun sequence genome includes a region encoding these proteins:
- the LOC131619990 gene encoding protein S40-4-like: protein MASKKSFLTNQSYIFPNTNKKSSEEEGMFEFDEAELWNSCTPNKKGGGNSISGLKKASRKNTDGRVSPMGAASLPVNIPKWPKILEEKQKKKNRKWESDDDEEEDEDDDEDRVPPHEYLARTRGASLSVHEGFGRTLKGRDLCSVRNAIWKRVGFED from the coding sequence aTGGCGTCAAAGAAGAGTTTTCTCACAAACCAAAGTTACATTTTCCCAAATACCAACAAAAAATCCTCTGAAGAAGAGGGTATGTTTGAGTTTGATGAAGCTGAGTTATGGAACTCTTGCACCCCTAACAAGAAGGGTGGTGGTAATAGCATTTCCGGTTTGAAGAAAGCATCAAGGAAGAATACCGATGGTAGAGTTAGTCCAATGGGTGCGGCATCATTGCCGGTGAATATACCTAAATGGCCAAAGATCTTAGAggagaaacagaagaagaagaatcgaaAATGGGagagtgatgatgatgaagaagaagatgaagatgatgatgaagatagGGTACCACCTCATGAGTATTTAGCTAGGACTAGAGGTGCTTCATTGTCGGTGCATGAAGGGTTTGGAAGGACTCTCAAAGGTAGGGATTTGTGTAGTGTTAGGAATGCTATTTGGAAGAGAGTTGGGTTtgaagattaa